The segment GCGGCCACGATCGCTGCGACGTCGGCCTCGGCCATCCCGGAGCGCTTGAACTCGGCCACCGCGGCACCCATCAGGCGCTCCCGCGTCTGCAGGCGCTTCGTCTCGCGCGCAGACAGGCCATTCGCCACCGCCATACCCGCTCCGTTTCTGTCCACGCCCCGGTTCGCTTCGACCCTATCGCCTCGGCGCCGCACGGTCGGCGCGATGTTTCGCTGACCCGCGGTCGCGGGAATCCCCCCTCGATGACTGACAACACCCTCACCTCGCGGAAGATCGCCATCCTGGCCACCGACGGGGTCGAACGCGCGGAGCTCGCGGAGCCGCGCCGGGCGATCGACGAGGCCGGCGGAACCACCGAACTGCTGTCCTTGCAGACCGGCGAGATCAGCGCGCGCGAGCACGACCTGGAACCGGCCGGCAGCTTCACTGTGCAACGGCTGGTCAAAGACGCGACGGTCGACGAGTTCGACGCACTCATCGTCCCCGGCGGCACCGTCAACGCGGACAAGCTGCGCTCCGATGGCGATGCCGTCGGCTTCGTCCGCGAGTTCGTCAACTCCGGGCGCCCGGTGGCGGTCATCTGCCACGGTCCCTGGACGCTGGTCGAGGCGGGTGTGGCGAAGGGGCGGACGCTGACGTCCTACCCGAGTCTGCGCACCGACCTCCGCAACGCCGGAGCCACCGTCGTCGACGAGGAGGTCGTGGTGGACGGCAACCTCATCACCAGCCGTAACCCCGATGATCTACCGGCGTTCAACGCCGCGATCATCACGGCGTTAGCGCGGCAGTGAAGAAGGCCAACTCCAGACGCATCGCCCGACGGTAGGCGTCCCGGACGGCCGGGCTGTCCTCCCCGTGTCGGTCGAGCAGCCGTTCCAACAGCGCGGCGACCTCCTCGAATCCGGGGTCGGCGTAGGTCTGTACCCATTGG is part of the Mycobacterium adipatum genome and harbors:
- a CDS encoding type 1 glutamine amidotransferase domain-containing protein, which produces MTDNTLTSRKIAILATDGVERAELAEPRRAIDEAGGTTELLSLQTGEISAREHDLEPAGSFTVQRLVKDATVDEFDALIVPGGTVNADKLRSDGDAVGFVREFVNSGRPVAVICHGPWTLVEAGVAKGRTLTSYPSLRTDLRNAGATVVDEEVVVDGNLITSRNPDDLPAFNAAIITALARQ